In Drosophila nasuta strain 15112-1781.00 chromosome 2R, ASM2355853v1, whole genome shotgun sequence, a single genomic region encodes these proteins:
- the LOC132787241 gene encoding growth hormone secretagogue receptor type 1-like produces MLPQIPSYIRTTAMFFCIIIMLLGVIGNVMVPIVIVKTKDMRNSTNIFLTNLSIADLLVLLVCTPTVLVEVNTRPETWVLGHEMCKAVPFVELTVAHASVLTILAISFERYYAICEPLKAGYVCTKARAILICVLAWGIAALFTSPILWVAEYKLVEYIDGSSVPVCLTQAIGVSTVGFFLMTISVFFVLPFLILVVLYGIIARNLISNQGPMLRARPTKPELSLKARKQVVLMLGAVVLSFFVCLLPFRVLTLWIILSTDQTLHDIGLARYYSLLYFCRIMLYLNSAMNPILYNLMSTKFRKGFARLCHDAGRFLLKLLTLGRSARSPHELHGRSGTLSTGTGTNTNSSNATAATNSSILSRSSNRRTSEDISRTRLKIELHIPCGSDQEAMAMLQNSTMRSKRRESDSRLLTNKNPHPRRHKQQISFDDAAVGGTAKEAVNLA; encoded by the exons ATGCTGCCACAGATTCCGTCGTATATACGCACAACCGCCATGTTCTTCTGCATAATCATCATGCTGCTGGGCGTCATCGGCAACGTGATG GTGCCCATCGTCATAGTGAAGACAAAGGATATGCGCAACTCGACCAACATCTTTCTTACCAATCTCAGTATTGCCGATCTGCTGGTTCTGCTCGTCTGCACGCCCACCGTCCTCGTCGAGGTCAACACACGTCCCGAGACCTGGGTGCTTGGCCACGAGATGT GCAAAGCTGTGCCATTTGTGGAGCTGACGGTGGCTCACGCCAGCGTCTTAACCATATTGGCCATCTCATTCGAGCGCTACTATGCCATCTGTGAGCCACTGAAGGCCGGCTATGTCTGCACCAAGGCGCGTGCGATTCTCATCTGTGTGCTGGCCTGGGGCATCGCTGCGCTCTTTACGAG CCCCATACTGTGGGTGGCTGAGTACAAACTGGTCGAGTATATCGATGGATCATCGGTGCCAGTTTGCCTCACCCAGGCAATTGGTGTATCCACCGTTGGTTTCTTTCTGATGACCATATCCGTGTTCTTCGTGCTGCCATTTCTAATACTGGTTGTCCTCTATGGCATCATTGCGCGCAACCTCATCTCCAATCAGGGTCCCATGCTGCGTGCCCGTCCCACCAAGCCGGAGCTCAGTCTGAAGGCCCGCAAGCAGGTGGTCCTCATGCTGGGCGCCGTTGTGCTCTCATTTTTCGTCTGCCTGCTGCCATTTCGTGTGCTCACACTCTGGATCATATTGAGCACGGATCAGACGCTGCACGACATTGGCCTCGCCCGCTATTACAGTCTGCTCTACTTCTGCCGCATCATGCTGTACCTCAACTCGGCCATGAATCCCATACTCTACAACCTGATGTCAACCAAGTTTCGCAAGGGTTTCGCTCGCCTCTGTCACGATGCTGGTCGCTTCCTGCTCAAGCTGCTTACTCTGGGTCGCAGTGCCCGTAGTCCTCATGAGCTGCACGGACGCAGTGGCACCTTGTCGACGGGCACGGGAACGAATACGAACTCATCGAATGCTACGGCAGCCACCAACTCGAGCATTTTGTCCCGCAGCTCAAATCGAAGGACCAGCGAAGATATCAGTCGCACACGCCTGAAGATTGAGCTGCATATTCCCTGTGGCAGTGATCAGGAGGCCATGGCCATGCTTCAGAATTCGACGATGCGCAGCAAGCGGCGGGAGAGCGACAGCAGATTGCTGACCAACAAGAATCCGCATCCGCGGCGCCACAAGCAACAAATCAGCTTCGACGACGCCGCTGTGGGCGGAACTGCCAAGGAAGCTGTAAATCTGGCCTAA
- the LOC132787246 gene encoding neuromedin-U receptor 1-like, which translates to VNKVLYCNSCRSLSKRDVLGDLVFIIRIYSCPIIAISSYSVEPYGDGTDAPVCATAADGFWPICYFVGSITLFFIVPFGILVLLYAAIAYKLLRPNSAFHRPTSPQPQQSAITAATATAAAVAASTVSTKGNSHQQSNGMRKHRKQVIFMLVAVVSSFFVCLLPFRAFTLWVITASAEDVERLGIAGYYNLLYFSRFMLYLNSAMNPILYNLMSSKFRSGFWRLLLSCLGQHTHHHHRHHHHHAQAIGRSLRQTTRRQDFEGEAGAATAGSNNTQRARRTLRREATFLINSISTSSGTERNTSSTWRSNSLSTSVGLSDRERERERERDRGGLGAAIIGTTAATVTTACLQERRASKI; encoded by the exons GTTAATAAAGTTTTGTATTGCAACTCGTGTCGAAGCCTAAGCAAACGAGATGTGCTTGGTGATTTGGTATTTATCATTCGAATATATAGCTG TCCCATCATTGCCATATCCAGCTACAGCGTGGAGCCCTATGGCGACGGCACCGATGCCCCGGTCTGCGCCACAGCTGCCGATGGCTTCTGGCCCATCTGCTATTTTGTGGGCAGCATCACACTCTTCTTTATTGTGCCCTTTGGCATCTTGGTGCTGCTGTATGCGGCCATTGCCTACAAACTCTTGCGTCCCAATAGTGCATTCCACAGGCCAACATcgccgcagccacagcaatcCGCCATCACAGCAGCAACGGCCACAGCAGCCGCGGTGGCAGCATCTACGGTCAGCACCAAGGGCAACAGCCATCAGCAGAGCAATGGCATGCGAAAGCATCGCAAGCAGGTCATCTTCATGCTCGTCGCTGTCGTCTCCAGCTTCTTTGTCTGCCTGCTACCCTTTCGAGCCTTCACACTCTGGGTGATCACGGCCAGCGCCGAGGATGTGGAACGTCTGGGCATTGCCGGTTACTACAATCTGCTATACTTCTCCCGCTTCATGTTGTACCTCAACTCGGCCATGAATCCCATTCTGTACAACTTGATGTCGTCGAAGTTTCGCAGCGGTTTCTGGCGTTTGCTATTGAGTTGCCTGGGCCAGCAtacgcatcatcatcatcgtcatcatcaccatcacgCCCAGGCTATTGGACGCAGTCTGCGGCAGACAACACGCCGCCAGGACTTTGAAGGCGAGGCAGGAGCAGCGACGGCAGGCTCGAACAATACCCAGCGAGCTCGTCGCACGCTGCGTCGCGAAGCAACATTTCTAATCAACTCCATCTCAACCTCATCGGGCACCGAGCGCAACACTTCCTCCACGTGGCGCAGCAACAGTCTTTCCACCTCGGTGGGATTATCGGATAGAGAGCGGGAACGTGAACGAGAGCGTGATCGTGGCGGACTTGGTGCAGCCATAATTGGCACAACAGCGGCCACAGTTACCACTGCCTGTTTGCAGGAGCGTCGAGCCAGCAAGATCTAA
- the LOC132787245 gene encoding ras-related protein Rab-1A, producing MSSMNPEYDYLFKLLLIGDSGVGKSCLLLRFADDTYTESYISTIGVDFKIRTIELDGKTIKLQIWDTAGQERFRTITSSYYRGAHGIIVVYDCTDQESFNNVKQWLEEIERYACENVNKLLVGNKSDLTTKKVVDHTTAAEYANQLGIPFLETSAKSATNVEQAFMTMAAEIKNRVGPPSSATDNASKVKIDQGRPVENNRSGCC from the exons CGATTATCTTTTCAAACTGCTGTTGATCGGCGACTCTGGCGTTGGAAAGTCCTGTCTGCTGCTCCGATTTGCCGATGACACATATACAGAGAGCTATATCAGCACAATTGGCGTTGACTTT AAAATTAGAACCATAGAACTGGATGGCAAAACGATTAAATTGCAGATT tggGATACTGCTGGACAGGAGCGCTTCCGTACCATCACCTCATCATACTATCGTGGCGCGCATGGCATTATTGTCGTTTACGATTGCACGGACCAGGAGTCCTTCAACAATGTGAAGCAGTGGCTTGAGGAAATTGAGCGATATGCATGCGAAAATGTCAATAAATTGTTAGTCGGCAACAAGAGCGATTTGACCACCAAGAAAGTTGTCGATCATACCACAGCTGCG GAGTACGCAAATCAATTAGGCATTCCATTCCTTGAAACTTCGGCTAAGAGTGCCACTAACGTGGAGCAGGCATTCATGACGATGGCGGCAGAGATCAAGAATCGCGTTGGGCCGCCGTCTAGCGCTACCGATAATGCTAGCAAAGTAAAGATCGATCAGGGACGTCCAGTGGAAAACAACAGATCTGGTTGCTGCTGA